Proteins encoded in a region of the Bicyclus anynana chromosome 27, ilBicAnyn1.1, whole genome shotgun sequence genome:
- the LOC112049543 gene encoding uncharacterized protein LOC112049543 isoform X1 produces MSDKSFGDYINRNVVKNPLLSTAVVGLSIEDLTQNAVLLPAVPSQELVKTQDEQNESQMRSLWHSDHNVTALSGDTHSITPQQQSTPMKSIHTINNNKNTQNEKNNDMHTISKASVKTTDDFDVNEYFARLQGTRYVSAPLNSNVTEQNANLQAEENLEEINLNDSVEPVGSENVQQSITADIAQNFSQLPNVLPHVASAVFSSFSNMLSLKSREVTPDEPKHDARKADAVNASTVPEPPVAVAPPPLKEPPTTGTTSNYRITTRKKVYAQVPGLSSGDNQNIQTFKPGPSTQNTPSFFIPDPNIANVAYDGSNIGATTTYDMQTPVTDNIKTENIYKTIAIDNVDKGSYEPTQITMEKTEDNNNKTNITATVPLVSDQTGFNATANQTNTTTYIPTQIVAETANDNINVHNPVIAQSGANLNIQFTQYNFDTGHAAERQPGLFTKNNANNAITFEEHNFPSPISSFNPIPDSRFEPLPPQTTGVIPPPPMFSNIPRSDGPTTVGKSVLPPSVARRISANHPIIKPQALPSMAPHGNIFIPSAPFEPEPQQLASSYNSPNPHLQPANIEHFSSDKLESITQTNLQTQTLPPANNPESSMQIPLHSSTPSHDLLISNSSVHVKSTLPETSTSIPHVPKELSSIPTVNPFFDKEAGKMITGPPKTIQPTSRPITDSNNVMKAKEANTIMFGQYSNETSLQTTVSQQITGEHTSIAPPMFINPSTLNIPTTQKAKEDIQKYQDAATQDKLTQSMINAPSELLKETLEPPKISGNLSYRLTKKKPQYYSGPIEGVGNISNNIKPVLNPIGYTSFQGAIFTPGQIVESTNQNIATTALTDAPENAIPFDLTVPTAGSSFYPGDIFTPDQSVPPLTQDYSLPSTFEPPTSFDLNKSTATVYPTFGANERAEQKPLMYSEFNTVFDLSRQTTESYEETPQESKSFGIIGSLKSKLSSIDINKIQNTVTTFFDPAYNDTKVEEKKHDNLSYYDNTLSVGSYQNFSSPESAHLEVYHDPNIPSVIQQQVNPNLNSYQTDSSQFMIQQQYQTQDYFNQAQNYHNTNYPQWDGMYQQTPSNTVNLLAHSANKFEDINKSETVTSKGMEEYLNTPLLSSDTTIKTDAEQPPRDDEYEKVVNVSPLTECIPLNTSGNLEQVLKTGQEICTDKIDIPTSSSVEIFEQSEMSSDPSSFFSYSKEEPHSLLETNSSKDKELAHNIKVFSDISAENFFDRHQPQEYFITNKLPEKERGIQPYTGFGEILHKSTLNYNISSNLGYDYQFPTHSNDNISSSGLQSLFGTPSTADSNTKEILTTVVLPVLQNLSDDLVPPEYLDDSVKDQSPSSLKDKITDDNKETDKVSHHAYTLFNFGQSDNASAPYENIKNIEEKLGKVDINDDSQNLLNQISTTNLFEKSVPITEDSQQVSELSICETCREFNKPEDKDSEDLTMQLVENITAPIQLANPVEYSLASSFTADKPEISHITEDIIETMKLPSPVPLIDDISVNSNINYGWSTNETQCLTLHGHDYGFSPDPLSMGFFQDKTSIFENIPTNASDEIKAEYRISQEDTLLIYPPLNIPTAPPEEDTKSDESGLDVHSIEQDAKKDFPLYEEFTIEPSETDDDKIEYKERERSSDDPIPDADTFTNRVERYKKMETNPEPEFFDLKKDLPFELPTSTSPALTIASYFDTGNYAVENHYRNTLNSPSTVTYSVNCTPMRIPPGFEEEYKRRLSIAGGLPVFSNQNINPSTITLPNVTYLTDSSDSKRAPYTEIPSVLMVADVKNLVKKIIEDSSVTITERLPAFSNIVEQNIEEKQDKHVDKLAIEKEPPKPIQPKVEPIADPNSFFSSNLDSIDNTDSYTYSRLSRNIDKSAIKDEPQKHMQPQVELLPDPNSFFSTNVDCIENSDARNFSRQSRNIDKPAIEKERQKPIQPTIEPITDPNSFFSSNVDSIENLDAYNFSTLSRNIDKSAIEKEPPKPIQPKVEPITDPNSFFSSNVDSIDNADAYNYSGLSRNIDKPAIKDEPHKPIQPKVESLPDPNSFFSTNIESTESSDAFNHNRLEPQKPVQPKVESLPDANSFFSSNVESTDSSDAYNYSRLSSYFNSPPKPDHSKSFFELSQSQDHYRHKPKTDAYDSIQQNVKSFFDTQTNVPNDEASNIPENANISLIRDLTSFKNFTPDEVDKTVNYFNIVHKIINSEEVNIGEPKSANLDKIERLETDKKDKDLKNNQLGDVSDDLKFEDIVKNCKYCCGMTKNFSKVDFDSLKVRKGMDNKCDTNKEGCSLNEKKDGGGKRGMTVNFVDQTFDDNSDRIVSMSENRSSPDYSPVKHHWFYRVDYEDKSIWRGFSFGDSKALEDAYNSPDLNENTVVATDGGRFDVNVMGRIRTAVYWTDKPTNVMRCSWFYKGTAVPRYIPYTETVAEKLEEMYRSSVSSGEWHRRLMLPNEEMVVMHGPSVMVHFLQTADAFTSTPSMRQRVVRGCVESEIEDTEPSSIDHLLLMCHGVGSACDMRFRSVEEVVDDFRSTSLQLVQAHYKNSYDNGLVGRVEVLPISWHSSLHSGETGVDTRLAAVTLESIPRLRNFTNDTLLDVLFYTSPVFCQTIIDTVCSELNRIYALFKQRNPGFEGGVSLGGHSLGSVILYDLLSHQVPQDAGKPVSTDKTYVTGTAGTGQPCVKYPRLDFDPDTLYALGSPIAIFECIRGVHTLGLDFCLPTCKNFFNIFHPYDPIAYRLEPMVNPVLRDVKPFLIPHHKGRKRMHLELKDTMARVGADIKQKLLESIKSTWSSMWKTQPPPDTHLEKVVEEEMEKEQLNAECSKEDQIQENEVTPDMLGRLNGGRRIDHVLQEAPFEMINEYLFAMSSHVCYWESEDTMLVMLREIYNAIGVVPDCSVPQRTLTVHRSRVPEDYVTLSSPDSPSTSRGAS; encoded by the exons CAGTGTTCAGTTCTTTCAGTAATATGTTGAGTTTGAAGAGTAGAGAGGTTACGCCAGATGAACCCAAGCATGATGCACGTAAAGCTGATGCTGTGAATGCTTCTACTGTGCCTGAGCCGCCGGTTGCTGTGGCGCCGCCTCCGTTGAAGGAACCACCGACGACTG GTACAACTTCAAACTACAGAATAACGACGAGAAAGAAAGTATACGCACAAGTACCGGGGCTGAGTTCTGGAGATAACCAAAACATACAGACGTTCAAACCAGGGCCAAGCACGCAAAATACACCATCATTTTTCATACCTGATCCTAACATAGCTAACGTAGCGTATGATGGAAGTAATATTGGAGCTACGACAACATATGATATGCAAACTCCAGTCACAGATAacataaaaacagaaaatatatacaagacTATAGCAATAGATAACGTTGACAAAGGTTCATATGAACCAACTCAAATAACTATGGAAAAAActgaagataataataataaaacaaatataacagCAACTGTACCTTTGGTATCAGATCAAACAGGATTTAATGCAACAGCTAATCAAACTAATACAACCACTTACATACCAACTCAAATAGTTGCTGAAACTGCGaatgataatataaatgtaCACAATCCGGTGATTGCTCAAAGTGGTGCAAacttaaatattcaatttacaCAATATAATTTTGACACTGGGCATGCAGCTGAAAGACAACCtggtttatttacaaaaaataatgcaaataaCGCAATAACATTCGAAGAACACAATTTTCCATCGCCCATAAGCAGCTTTAATCCTATACCTGATAGTAGATTTGAACCACTACCGCCTCAAACAACCGGAGTTATTCCACCGCCACCTATGTTCTCGAATATACCGCGGAGTGACGGTCCTACGACTGTAGGAAAGTCAGTTTTACCACCATCAGTAGCTAGGCGTATTTCTGCTAATCATCCGATAATAAAACCACAAGCTTTACCAAGTATGGCTCCGCACGGCAACATCTTCATTCCTTCAGCTCCATTTGAACCAGAACCACAACAGTTAGCCTCATCGTATAATTCACCCAACCCGCATCTGCAACCTGCAAATATAGAACATTTTAGCTCAGACAAATTGGAATCTATTACACAAACTAATTTACAGACTCAAACGTTACCCCCAGCAAATAATCCAGAATCATCAATGCAAATACCATTACATTCTTCAACTCCATCACATGATTTGTTGATATCTAATTCTTCAGTGCATGTAAAGTCTACGTTACCAGAAACATCCACATCTATACCACATGTTCCAAAAGAATTATCATCAATACCTACGGTAAATCCTTTTTTTGACAAAGAAGCAGGAAAGATGATTACTGGACCTCCTAAAACAATTCAACCAACAAGTAGACCGATTACTGATTCGAATAATGTTATGAAAGCGAAGGAAGCAAATACAATTATGTTTGGTCAGTACTCAAATGAAACCTCGCTTCAAACAACGGTTTCTCAACAAATAACAGGCGAACATACAAGTATTGCACCGCCTATGTTTATCAATCCTTCTACACTAAACATTCCTACTACACAAAAAGCGAAAGAAGACATACAAAAATACCAAGATGCCGCAACTCAGGATAAGCTAACACAGTCCATGATAAATGCACCATCTGAACTTCTTAAAGAGACATTGGAACCACCGAAAATATCAGGAAATCTTAGTTATAGACTGACAAAGAAAAAACCACAGTATTATTCAGGTCCAATTGAAGGTGTTGGTAacataagtaataatataaaaccggTACTAAATCCTATTGGATATACCTCATTTCAAGGTGCTATTTTTACGCCTGGACAAATTGTAGAATCTACAAACCAAAATATTGCAACAACAGCATTGACCGACGCTCCTGAAAACGCAATACCATTTGATCTGACTGTGCCTACAGCAGGGTCAAGTTTCTACCCTGGTGATATATTTACTCCAGACCAAAGTGTACCACCCTTGACCCAAGATTACAGTTTACCTAGTACATTTGAACCTCCGACTTCGtttgatttaaataaatctaCAGCAACAGTATACCCAACGTTTGGTGCAAACGAACGAGCAGAGCAGAAACCATTAATGTATAGTGAATTTAACACAGTTTTCGACTTGAGTAGGCAAACTACTGAAAGTTATGAAGAAACTCCTCAAGAGTCAAAAAGTTTCGGCATAATTGGATCGTTAAAATCTAAACTTAGTTCCATAGATATTAATAAGATCCAAAATACCGTTACAACCTTCTTTGATCCCGCATATAATGACACGAAAGTTGAAGAAAAGAAACATGACAATTTATCATATTATGATAACACTTTATCTGTTGGAAGTTATCAAAATTTTTCATCTCCCGAAAGTGCTCATTTAGAAGTATATCATGATCCTAATATTCCTAGTGTTATTCAACAACAAGTGAACCCTAATTTAAACAGTTATCAGACAGACTCTTCACAATTTATGATACAACAGCAGTATCAAACGCAAGACTATTTTAATCAAGCACAAAATTACCATAATACTAATTATCCACAATGGGATGGCATGTACCAGCAAACACCATCTAACACAGTTAATCTGTTAGCACATTCGGCGAATAAATTTGAAGACATCAACAAAAGTGAAACAGTTACTTCAAAAGGAATGGAGGAGTATTTAAATACGCCACTGCTATCTTCAGACACTACCATAAAAACCGATGCGGAACAGCCTCCCAGAGACGATGAATATGAAAAAGTCGTTAATGTTTCACCATTGACAGAATGCATACCATTAAATACCTCGGGTAATCTAGAACAAGtattaaaaactggccaagaaATCTGTACTGACAAAATTGATATCCCGACAAGTAGTTCAGTAGAAATATTTGAACAATCTGAAATGTCTAGTGATCCTTCGTCATTTTTTAGTTATTCAAAAGAGGAGCCACATTCACTATTAGAAACGAATTCTTCTAAGGATAAGGAACTAGCTCATAACATTAAAGTATTTTCAGATATTTCCGCAGAAAATTTTTTTGATAGACATCAGCCCCAAGAGtatttcattacaaacaaacttccTGAAAAAGAGAGGGGAATACAACCTTATACTGGATTCGGAGAAATACTGCACAAATctactttaaattataatatttcatcaaACCTTGGCTATGATTATCAATTTCCTACTCATAGCAACGATAATATAAGCAGTAGTGGATTGCAAAGTCTTTTTGGCACACCCAGTACAGCTGATTCGAATACAAAAGAAATTTTAACAACTGTTGTATTGCCCGTTTTGCAAAATTTGTCCGATGATTTAGTACCACCAGAGTATTTAGATGATAGCGTAAAAGATCAATCTCCTTCCAgccttaaagataaaattacAGACGATAATAAAGAAACAGACAAAGTGAGCCATCATGCTTACACACTCTTTAACTTTGGTCAGTCAGATAATGCCTCTGCaccatacgaaaatataaaaaatattgaagaaaaaTTGGGCAAAGTGGATATAAATGATGATTCTCagaacttattaaaccagataTCAACTACTAATCTTTTTGAAAAAAGTGTGCCGATTACAGAGGATTCGCAGCAAGTGTCTGAATTAAGTATTTGTGAAACGTGTCGGGAGTTTAATAAGCCGGAAGACAAAGATTCGGAAGATTTAACTATGCAATTAGTAGAAAATATAACAGCCCCAATACAATTGGCTAACCCAGTTGAATATTCGTTAGCTAGTAGTTTTACTGCCGATAAACCTGAAATTTCTCATATAACTGAAGATATTATTGAAACAATGAAATTACCATCGCCTGTGCCATTAATAGACGATATTAGTGTCAATTCAAACATAAATTATGGGTGGTCAACCAACGAAACTCAGTGTTTGACTCTTCATGGCCATGACTATGGCTTTTCACCAGATCCTCTTTCTATGGGGTTCTTTCAAGATAAAACATCGATATTTGAGAACATACCCACTAACGCCAGCGATGAAATAAAAGCTGAATATAGGATTTCTCAAGAAGATACCTTGTTAATATACCCACCGCTAAACATACCTACTGCACCTCCCGAAGAAGATACAAAGTCAGATGAAAGTGGCTTAGACGTGCATTCTATTGAGCAAGACGCTAAGAAAGACTTTCCTCTTTACGAAGAGTTTACAATAGAGCCATCTGAAACGGACGATGATAAAATAGAGTATAAGGAACGTGAAAGGAGTTCAGACGATCCAATACCAGATGCTGATACGTTCACCAATCGGGTAGAGAGGTATAAGAAAATGGAAACCAATCCGGAACCGGAattttttgatttgaaaaaagaTTTACCATTTGAACTACCGACGTCAACAAGTCCAGCTTTGACTATAGCTTCGTATTTCGACACAGGCAACTATGCAGTTGAAAATCATTACAGGAATACATTAAACTCTCCGTCCACTGTAACTTATTCCGTCAACTGTACACCAATGCGTATTCCACCGGGTTTCGAAGAGGAATACAAACGTCGTTTGAGCATCGCCGGTGGTCTTCCCGTATTCAGCAATCAAAATATCAATCCTTCTACCATCACATTACCAAATGTTACTTATCTAACAGATAGTTCAGACAGTAAAAGAGCCCCATACACAGAAATTCCGAGTGTGCTGATGGTTGCTGACGTTAAAAATTtggttaaaaagattatagaaGATTCATCAGTGACAATTACTGAGAGGTTGCCAGCGTTCTCAAATATTGTTGAACAAAATATAGAAGAAAAACAAGATAAGCATGTAGATAAATTAGCAATTGAAAAAGAGCCTCCGAAACCTATCCAGCCAAAAGTTGAACCGATCGCGGATCCCAATAGTTTCTTTTCATCAAATTTGGATAGCATAGACAACACAGACTCGTATACCTATAGTAGACTATCCAGGAATATAGATAAATCGGCAATTAAAGATGAACCTCAGAAACATATGCAACCACAGGTTGAATTACTTCCAGATCCCAATAGCTTCTTTTCAACAAATGTAGATTGTATAGAAAATTCAGATGCGCGTAACTTTAGCAGACAATCCAGGAACATAGATAAACCAGCAATTGAAAAAGAACGTCAGAAACCAATACAACCAACGATTGAACCGATCACGGATCCAAATAGCTTCTTTTCATCAAATGTAGATAGCATAGAAAATTTAGATGCTTATAACTTTAGTACACTATCCAGGAATATCGATAAATCAGCGATTGAAAAAGAACCTCCGAAACCTATACAGCCAAAGGTTGAACCAATCACGGATCCAAATAGCTTCTTTTCATCAAATGTGGATAGCATAGATAACGCAGACGCGTATAACTATAGTGGACTATCCAGGAATATAGATAAACCAGCAATTAAAGACGAACCTCATAAACCTATCCAACCAAAGGTTGAATCACTGCCGGATCCCAACAGTTTCTTTTCAACAAATATAGAAAGCACAGAAAGCTCAGACGCGTTTAACCATAATAGACTAGAACCCCAGAAACCTGTACAGCCAAAAGTCGAATCACTCCCGGATGCCAATAGCTTCTTTTCATCAAACGTAGAAAGCACAGACAGCTCAGATGCGTACAACTATAGTAGACTATCCAGCTACTTCAATAGTCCACCCAAACCAGATCactcaaaatctttttttgaaTTAAGCCAATCACAAGACCACTATAGGCACAAACCTAAAACTGATGCTTACGATTCAATACAGCAAAACGTCAAAAGCTTTTTTGATACACAGACAAATGTACCAAATGATGAAGCTTCGAACATTCCAGAAAACGCAAATATAAGTTTAATTCGCGATTTGACGTCATTTAAAAACTTCACTCCAGACGAAGTAGATAAAACTGTCAATTATTTCAACATAgtgcataaaattattaattctgAAGAAGTAAATATAGGTGAAccaaaatctgcaaatttagaTAAAATCGAACGCCTAGAAACAGACAAAAaagataaagatttaaaaaacaatcaatTAGGAGACGTTAGTGATGATTTAAAATTTGAggatattgtaaaaaattgtaaatattgctGTGGCATGACCAAAAACTTTTCTAAAGTAGATTTTGATAGTTTGAAAGTGAGAAAAGGGATGGATAACAAGTGTGATACAAATAAAGAGGGATGTagtttgaatgaaaaaaaagatgGCGGAGGAAAAAGGGGGATGACAGTTAACTTCGTGGACCAAACGTTTGATGACAATAGTGATAGAATCGTATCGATGAGCGAG AACCGCTCTTCGCCGGACTATTCGCCCGTCAAGCACCACTGGTTCTACCGGGTGGACTATGAAGACAAGTCAATATGGCGGGGGTTCTCTTTTGGGGACTCTAAAGCTTTGGAGGATGCGTACAATAGcc CTGACCTTAACGAGAACACGGTAGTTGCAACGGACGGCGGTCGTTTCGACGTCAACGTAATGGGACGCATCAGGACGGCTGTGTATTGGACAGACAAACCTACCAATGTCATGAG ATGCAGTTGGTTCTACAAAGGCACGGCGGTGCCCCGATATATCCCTTACACGGAGACTGTGGCCGAGAAGCTAGAG GAGATGTACCGCAGCAGCGTGAGCTCGGGCGAGTGGCACCGTCGTCTGATGCTGCCCAACGAGGAGATGGTGGTGATGCACGGCCCCTCGGTGATGGTGCATTTTCTGCAGACTGCTGACGCCTTCACCTCCACGCCG TCAATGCGTCAGCGGGTTGTAAGAGGTTGCGTCGAATCGGAAATAGAGGATACGGAACCATCGAGCATAGACCACCTGCTGCTGATGTGTCATGGCGTCGGCTCCGCGTGTGACATGCGCTTCCGGTCTGTAGAGGAAGTTG TGGATGACTTCAGATCTACAAGTTTGCAACTCGTGCAAGCACATTATAAGAACTCCTATGACAATGGCCTGGTTGGTAGAGTTGAG gTGCTTCCAATATCCTGGCATTCCAGCTTACATTCCGGCGAGACGGGCGTGGACACGCGGCTGGCGGCGGTGACGCTGGAGAGCATCCCACGATTGAGGAACTTCACCAACGACACGCTGTTGGATGTCCTGTTCTACACCAGCCCTGTGTTCTGTCag acgATCATAGACACTGTGTGCAGTGAACTGAATCGAATCTACGCGTTGTTCAAGCAGAGGAACCCTGGATTCGAGGGTGGTGTGTCTTTAGGTGGTCACTCGCTGGGCAGTGTCATTTTGTACGACCTTCTGAGTCACCAGGTACCTCAG GATGCAGGCAAACCAGTGTCGACAGACAAGACGTATGTGACAGGAACGGCCGGTACCGGCCAGCCGTGCGTGAAGTACCCTCGTCTGGACTTTGACCCTGATACCCTGTACGCTTTGGGCAGCCCTATTG CAATATTCGAATGCATCCGTGGTGTCCACACGCTCGGCCTGGACTTCTGTTTGCCGACGTGCAAAAATTTCTTCAACATCTTCCATCCGTACGATCCCATCGCTTACAG ATTGGAACCCATGGTGAACCCAGTACTGCGAGATGTCAAGCCGTTTTTGATTCCACACCATAAGGGGCGGAAACGGATGCACTTAG AGCTGAAGGACACGATGGCGCGAGTGGGCGCCGACATCAAGCAGAAGCTGCTGGAGTCCATCAAGAGCACGTGGTCCAGCATGTGGAAGACGCAGCCTCCTCCTGACACGCATCTCGAGAAG gTGGTTGAAGAGGAAATGGAGAAAGAGCAATTGAACGCCGAATGCAGCAAAGAAGACCAAATACAAGAAAATGAG GTAACACCAGACATGCTGGGCCGACTCAACGGTGGTAGACGTATAGACCACGTGCTGCAAGAGGCGCCCTTCGAGATGATCAACGAATATCTGTTCGCTATGAGCAGTCACGTGTGTTACTG GGAGTCTGAAGACACCATGCTGGTGATGCTGCGAGAGATATACAACGCTATCGGCGTGGTGCCCGACTGCAGCGTACCGCAACGCACGCTCACCGTGCACAGGAGCAGAGTACCG gagGATTACGTCACTTTGTCATCGCCAG actcCCCGTCGACCAGCCGCGGTGCTTCGtga